A window of the Nocardia sp. NBC_01329 genome harbors these coding sequences:
- a CDS encoding hydrogenase maturation protease, translating into MTKSRVVVIGMGTGLRRDDGIGPVVASLIAQWRIPGISVEVSEGEPTRLMDLWTGADLAVVVDAVICEPASPGRVLRIDTARLRRAPATAGSHCLGLAETVALGDALGRRPGRLVIFGVEAVRLDTGVGLSPPVASAVPVVIEAVLAGIARWVPLRDTSGRFRDPSFFLARIPQSSGFPVGAPDRA; encoded by the coding sequence ATGACGAAATCGCGTGTGGTCGTCATCGGGATGGGCACCGGCTTGCGCCGCGACGACGGGATCGGCCCGGTGGTGGCATCACTTATCGCGCAATGGCGGATACCGGGGATATCAGTTGAGGTCTCGGAGGGCGAGCCCACCCGACTCATGGATCTGTGGACCGGCGCGGACCTGGCTGTCGTCGTCGACGCTGTGATCTGTGAACCGGCGAGCCCGGGCCGGGTGCTACGCATCGATACCGCCCGGCTTCGTCGTGCACCGGCAACGGCCGGTTCCCATTGCCTCGGCTTGGCCGAAACTGTCGCGCTGGGGGACGCCCTGGGACGCCGGCCCGGCAGGCTCGTGATCTTCGGTGTCGAAGCCGTGCGCCTCGACACCGGGGTCGGGCTCTCGCCCCCGGTAGCATCCGCGGTGCCGGTGGTGATCGAAGCGGTGCTGGCCGGTATCGCGCGGTGGGTCCCCCTCCGGGATACCTCGGGGCGTTTCCGCGACCCTTCGTTCTTCCTTGCCCGGATACCGCAATCGAGTGGGTTTCCGGTCGGGGCACCGGACAGGGCCTGA
- a CDS encoding Ni/Fe hydrogenase subunit alpha produces MTSRSRYLKVESLARVEGEGALRIVVDRGVVEAAELHIYEPPRFFEALLRGRAYTEPPDITSRICGICPVAYQVSACNALEQACGVELDPPLIDLRRLLYCGEWIASHCLHMFLLHIPDFLGYPDAVALARAEPGLVEQGLSMKKAGNTLLEVLGGRAIHPVNVKLGGFYSVPDPRDLAPVAERLRAGLDAAVRTARQIARFDFPDAELDCELLAADHPERYPIETGEIHTSSGMRFPAAEFTRHVVERQGRHSTALYATLDGRRYATGPLARYTLNFPQLSATARQVANEIGLGSACRNPFRSILVRLVEVVYAMEEALTLIAGYRRPLRPAVPVRSRARTGHGVSEAPRGLLYHRYDIGVDGLVSAAEIIPPTSQNQAAMEEDLRRVVAANLDLSDATLTALCERTIRNHDPCISCSAHFLTLDMVGR; encoded by the coding sequence GTGACCAGCCGTAGCAGGTACCTGAAGGTCGAGTCGCTGGCTCGGGTGGAAGGTGAGGGCGCGCTGCGTATCGTCGTCGACCGGGGTGTAGTCGAGGCCGCCGAACTCCACATCTACGAACCACCGCGGTTCTTCGAAGCGCTGCTGCGCGGCCGGGCCTACACCGAGCCGCCCGATATCACCTCGCGGATCTGCGGGATCTGCCCGGTGGCCTATCAAGTGAGTGCGTGCAATGCGCTGGAGCAGGCGTGCGGGGTCGAGTTGGATCCGCCGCTGATCGATCTGCGGCGACTCCTGTACTGCGGCGAATGGATCGCGAGCCATTGCCTGCACATGTTCCTGCTGCACATACCCGACTTCCTCGGCTACCCGGACGCCGTAGCTCTCGCCCGAGCCGAACCCGGGCTGGTCGAGCAGGGGCTTTCCATGAAGAAAGCGGGCAATACGCTGCTCGAAGTGCTCGGGGGGCGGGCGATCCATCCGGTCAACGTCAAACTCGGCGGCTTCTACTCGGTCCCGGATCCGCGTGACCTCGCGCCGGTGGCCGAGCGACTACGCGCCGGCCTGGACGCTGCGGTGCGCACCGCCCGGCAGATCGCCCGCTTCGACTTCCCCGACGCCGAGCTCGACTGTGAACTGCTGGCCGCCGACCATCCCGAGCGCTATCCCATCGAGACCGGTGAAATTCATACGAGCAGCGGAATGCGCTTCCCCGCAGCTGAATTCACCCGGCATGTGGTCGAGCGGCAGGGCCGGCATTCCACCGCGCTGTACGCGACGCTCGACGGCCGGCGGTACGCGACCGGTCCACTGGCCAGATACACGCTGAACTTCCCGCAACTGTCGGCGACCGCCCGTCAGGTCGCGAACGAGATCGGGCTGGGCAGCGCCTGCCGCAATCCTTTCCGGAGCATTCTGGTGCGCTTGGTGGAGGTCGTCTACGCGATGGAAGAGGCGTTGACGCTCATCGCCGGCTACCGGCGACCCCTCCGCCCGGCGGTACCCGTGCGTTCGCGCGCCAGGACAGGTCACGGGGTGAGCGAGGCGCCACGCGGTCTGCTCTATCACCGCTACGACATCGGTGTGGACGGGCTCGTGAGTGCCGCCGAGATCATTCCGCCGACCTCGCAGAATCAGGCGGCGATGGAGGAGGATCTGCGGCGAGTAGTGGCCGCCAATCTCGACCTCTCCGACGCGACCCTGACCGCCCTCTGCGAGCGGACGATTCGCAACCACGATCCGTGCATCTCCTGTTCGGCGCACTTCCTGACGCTCGACATGGTCGGGCGATGA
- a CDS encoding oxidoreductase has product MTTTPTLAVWKFTSCDGCQLTLLDCEDELLALAGQIRIAHFTEASSAAEPGPYDVSLVEGSVTTPEELRRITEIREQSRILVAIGACATHGGIQALRNFADTAEFTSAVYASPEYIDTLATSTPISDHVPVDYELRGCPIDRRQLLDTLCAFLAGRAPDIPNTSVCTECKRRGTTCVTVAEGIPCLGPVTQAGCGALCPAYHRGCFGCFGPMAEPNIHALLPILRVNGMSVDDVDRVFATYAAAAPEFAEPRRDQP; this is encoded by the coding sequence ATGACGACGACTCCGACGCTCGCGGTCTGGAAGTTCACCTCCTGCGACGGCTGCCAGCTGACCTTGCTCGACTGCGAGGACGAACTCCTCGCGCTGGCCGGGCAGATCCGGATCGCGCATTTCACCGAAGCATCGAGCGCCGCGGAGCCGGGACCCTACGATGTTTCCTTGGTCGAGGGCTCGGTGACCACACCGGAGGAACTGCGCCGGATCACCGAGATCCGTGAGCAGTCGCGGATTCTCGTGGCGATCGGAGCGTGCGCGACGCACGGAGGTATCCAGGCGCTGCGCAATTTCGCCGATACCGCCGAGTTCACCTCGGCGGTCTACGCCAGCCCGGAGTACATCGACACCCTGGCGACATCGACCCCGATCTCCGACCATGTGCCGGTGGATTACGAGCTGCGCGGCTGCCCGATCGATCGCCGCCAGTTGCTCGATACTCTCTGCGCTTTCCTGGCCGGTCGCGCCCCCGATATCCCGAACACCAGCGTGTGCACCGAGTGCAAGCGCCGCGGCACCACGTGTGTGACCGTTGCCGAGGGTATTCCATGCCTGGGCCCGGTGACCCAGGCCGGGTGCGGGGCGCTGTGCCCGGCCTACCACCGCGGCTGCTTCGGTTGCTTCGGGCCGATGGCGGAGCCCAATATCCATGCGCTGCTGCCGATCCTCCGGGTCAACGGGATGTCGGTCGACGATGTCGACCGTGTGTTCGCGACCTACGCCGCGGCCGCACCCGAATTCGCGGAGCCGCGCCGTGACCAGCCGTAG
- a CDS encoding FAD/NAD(P)-binding protein produces MSADVQAQAAAASDTMLPYRVVRRTAPTHDTVTLTLEPVRRAAGRFRAGQFMMLYSFGVGEIAISISGDPTGRGDVLEHTIRKVGAVSGALSSTGVGGLVGVRGPFGTGWDVESAAGGDLVVVGGGVGLAPLRPLVLAALADRGSYRRVVVITGARTPADLLFAGDQESWVRDGSVELHRTVDHPSPQWPGRVGFVTEPLAQLHLDPARTTGFLCGPEPMMRFCAQALLRKNVPGDRIRVSLERTMECGVARCGHCQLGPLLLCRDGPIVTYTVAEPLLGVREL; encoded by the coding sequence ATGAGTGCCGATGTGCAGGCGCAGGCCGCCGCGGCGAGTGACACCATGCTCCCGTACCGGGTGGTGCGGCGGACAGCGCCGACCCACGACACCGTCACGCTGACGCTGGAACCCGTGCGCCGCGCTGCGGGCCGATTCCGGGCCGGGCAGTTCATGATGCTCTACAGCTTCGGCGTCGGCGAGATCGCGATCTCGATCAGCGGCGACCCGACCGGTCGCGGTGACGTACTCGAACACACGATCAGGAAGGTCGGCGCGGTCAGCGGGGCATTGAGCAGCACCGGTGTGGGCGGACTGGTCGGCGTGCGCGGGCCGTTCGGTACCGGATGGGACGTGGAATCGGCGGCCGGGGGAGACCTCGTGGTCGTCGGCGGGGGAGTCGGGCTCGCACCGTTGCGACCGTTGGTGCTCGCCGCATTGGCCGATCGCGGTAGCTACCGCCGTGTCGTGGTGATCACCGGAGCGCGCACGCCCGCTGATCTTCTGTTCGCGGGTGACCAGGAGAGCTGGGTGCGCGACGGTTCGGTCGAACTCCATCGGACCGTGGACCATCCGAGCCCGCAATGGCCGGGACGGGTCGGTTTCGTCACCGAGCCGTTGGCGCAGTTGCACCTCGACCCGGCCCGGACCACCGGGTTCCTGTGCGGGCCGGAGCCGATGATGCGTTTCTGTGCCCAGGCGCTGCTGCGCAAGAACGTGCCGGGCGACCGGATCCGGGTTTCGCTGGAGCGCACTATGGAATGCGGTGTCGCGCGGTGCGGACACTGCCAGCTGGGCCCGCTGCTGCTGTGCCGGGACGGCCCGATCGTCACCTATACCGTGGCCGAACCGTTGCTGGGGGTGCGAGAACTATGA
- a CDS encoding Crp/Fnr family transcriptional regulator has translation MPTAEDLSGFANLETLDSDDLGKLARAGREVSFPAAYRVIQEGQRADRCWLIRSGRISLDAQVSGRDDIVVQTLDAGDLLGWSWLVPPYRWHFGALTTEPVDAVEFDSATLTGLCEDDPRFGRDLILALFEALLARLQATRARLADLYRDPAEFRVSAQLPGTATAETP, from the coding sequence ATGCCGACCGCTGAGGATCTGTCCGGGTTCGCGAACCTCGAGACGCTCGACAGCGACGATCTCGGCAAGCTGGCTCGGGCCGGGCGCGAGGTCTCGTTTCCCGCCGCGTACCGGGTGATCCAGGAGGGGCAACGGGCGGACCGGTGCTGGCTGATCCGCAGCGGCCGGATCAGTTTGGACGCGCAAGTGAGTGGGCGCGACGACATCGTCGTGCAGACACTGGACGCCGGCGACCTCCTGGGCTGGTCGTGGCTGGTGCCTCCCTATCGCTGGCATTTCGGTGCGCTGACCACCGAACCGGTGGATGCCGTCGAATTCGACTCCGCCACACTGACCGGACTCTGCGAAGACGATCCGCGTTTCGGCCGGGATCTGATCCTGGCGCTGTTCGAGGCGCTACTCGCCCGGCTGCAGGCCACACGCGCGCGGCTGGCCGACCTGTATCGCGACCCCGCCGAGTTCCGGGTCTCCGCGCAGCTCCCCGGCACCGCCACTGCCGAGACGCCATGA
- a CDS encoding 4Fe-4S dicluster domain-containing protein gives MPESSATMDRAGLDRLVDVLRGHGYRVIGPQVRDSAIVLDELDSGAQLPDGWGVETAPGRYRLHRREDPAVFAHSAGPGSWKQFLHPPRRKMLSVGPDLTEEPVEEASDRYAFLGVRGCDLASIAILQRVLGGGAQPDTGFAGRYKDLFVVAANCTEPGGVCFCASMGTGPGVTAGYDLALTERADGGEHRFLVEVGSEEGAEVLAELNARPAGEDEVSQARDAVFAAAGRMGRAMPDVDIPQLVRDSRESPHWQDVASRCLTCGNCTMVCPTCFCTTTEDVTDLTGEHAERWEKWSSCFELDFSYMHGGSVRRTGESRYRQWLSHKLGTWHDQFGSSGCVGCGRCIAWCPAEIDLTAEVASLAELHEEAGDADR, from the coding sequence ATGCCCGAGAGCAGCGCGACCATGGATCGTGCCGGTCTCGATCGACTTGTCGATGTATTGCGCGGACACGGATACCGGGTGATCGGTCCGCAGGTTCGCGACAGCGCGATCGTGCTGGACGAGCTGGATTCGGGTGCGCAATTACCCGACGGCTGGGGTGTGGAGACTGCGCCGGGGCGTTACCGGCTCCATCGTCGCGAGGATCCGGCGGTCTTCGCCCACTCCGCCGGGCCCGGATCCTGGAAACAGTTTCTCCACCCGCCGCGACGCAAGATGCTGAGTGTCGGCCCCGACCTGACCGAGGAACCTGTCGAGGAAGCGTCGGATCGTTACGCCTTCCTCGGTGTCCGCGGCTGTGATCTGGCATCCATCGCTATTCTGCAACGGGTGCTCGGTGGCGGCGCACAGCCCGATACGGGGTTCGCGGGCCGATACAAAGACCTGTTCGTCGTGGCTGCCAATTGCACCGAGCCGGGCGGGGTGTGTTTCTGCGCCTCCATGGGCACCGGACCGGGGGTTACCGCAGGATATGACCTTGCGCTCACCGAGCGCGCCGACGGCGGAGAACACCGCTTCCTGGTGGAGGTCGGTAGCGAGGAGGGCGCGGAGGTCCTCGCGGAACTGAACGCCCGCCCCGCCGGCGAAGACGAAGTGTCGCAGGCCCGCGACGCGGTGTTCGCCGCGGCCGGCCGGATGGGCCGTGCCATGCCCGATGTCGATATCCCGCAGCTCGTCCGCGACTCACGGGAGTCGCCGCACTGGCAGGATGTCGCGAGCCGCTGCCTCACCTGCGGGAACTGCACCATGGTGTGTCCTACCTGCTTCTGTACGACCACCGAAGATGTCACCGACCTCACGGGCGAGCACGCGGAGCGCTGGGAGAAATGGTCGTCGTGCTTCGAACTGGATTTCTCCTATATGCACGGCGGGAGCGTGCGCCGGACGGGAGAGAGCCGCTACCGGCAATGGCTCAGTCACAAACTCGGGACCTGGCACGATCAGTTCGGCAGCTCGGGATGCGTCGGCTGCGGACGATGCATCGCCTGGTGCCCGGCCGAGATCGATCTGACCGCCGAGGTGGCCAGCCTCGCCGAACTGCACGAGGAAGCCGGCGATGCCGACCGCTGA
- a CDS encoding universal stress protein → MAAHRTDHPRRLASAAVMVGTDGSEAAGRAVLWAAEAATRHRRELHIVHGLDLMAASSTLGLYDVTVPGVLENIRRRGADYVAAAAALARTVDPGLPIRTEVSEADPSRLLIQRSGTAHLVVLGASGQSSAFAHLGSTLLAVTAHGRGRVVVVRGNATDQGSHSALPVVVGVDGSRTGDAAVAAAFAEAAERATPLIAVHAWSDQRFDHLLGYPNAISNPDVAAAAQAVVAEQLAGWDEKYPDVDVVRKVYLSGPRHQLLEWSKVAQLVVVGSRGRGGFRGLLLGSTGNALVQHAHCPVMIAHTEHGAR, encoded by the coding sequence GTGGCCGCTCACCGTACGGATCACCCGCGCCGGCTCGCATCGGCCGCCGTCATGGTGGGAACCGACGGGTCGGAGGCCGCCGGCCGAGCGGTGCTCTGGGCTGCGGAAGCCGCTACCCGACATCGCCGGGAGCTGCATATCGTGCACGGACTCGACCTCATGGCCGCCTCCAGCACGCTCGGTCTCTACGATGTGACCGTTCCCGGAGTCCTCGAGAACATCCGTCGCCGCGGCGCCGACTACGTGGCCGCCGCGGCCGCGCTCGCCAGGACCGTCGATCCCGGTTTGCCCATCCGGACCGAGGTCTCCGAGGCCGATCCTTCCCGGCTGCTCATCCAGCGATCGGGCACCGCGCATCTGGTCGTCCTCGGCGCATCCGGCCAGAGCTCGGCGTTCGCCCACCTCGGCTCCACCCTGCTCGCCGTCACCGCGCACGGGCGCGGCCGCGTCGTGGTGGTCCGGGGCAACGCCACGGATCAGGGGTCCCACAGTGCCCTGCCGGTGGTGGTCGGTGTCGACGGGAGCCGCACCGGTGATGCCGCGGTCGCGGCAGCCTTCGCCGAAGCGGCGGAGCGGGCAACCCCGCTGATCGCCGTCCATGCCTGGAGCGATCAGCGATTCGATCATCTCCTCGGCTATCCGAACGCGATCTCGAACCCCGATGTGGCGGCTGCGGCCCAGGCTGTCGTGGCCGAGCAGTTGGCCGGTTGGGACGAGAAATACCCCGATGTCGACGTCGTTCGCAAGGTATACCTGTCCGGCCCGAGGCATCAGCTCCTCGAGTGGTCGAAAGTAGCGCAACTCGTGGTTGTCGGCAGTCGCGGCAGAGGCGGATTCCGCGGTCTGCTGCTCGGTTCCACCGGCAACGCGCTCGTCCAGCACGCGCATTGTCCCGTCATGATCGCACACACCGAGCACGGTGCCCGGTGA
- a CDS encoding sporulation protein produces MKVDDILTTAKDSITVRRVFADPVERGGVTVITAAAVSGGGGGGTGTDDAGKEGSGGGFGVGAKPVGAYVVSDGRVRWQPAVDVNQLVTVAGVVAVAMTIAALRIAGPRDRHHAAAARNHRGLRHR; encoded by the coding sequence ATGAAGGTCGACGACATACTCACCACAGCAAAAGACTCGATCACTGTTCGACGAGTATTCGCCGACCCCGTCGAACGAGGCGGGGTCACCGTGATCACTGCCGCCGCGGTATCCGGAGGGGGAGGCGGCGGCACCGGTACCGACGACGCCGGCAAAGAGGGCTCCGGCGGCGGCTTCGGTGTCGGGGCCAAACCGGTCGGCGCCTACGTGGTCAGCGACGGCCGGGTGCGGTGGCAACCGGCGGTGGATGTCAACCAGCTGGTGACGGTCGCCGGGGTCGTCGCGGTCGCGATGACGATTGCGGCGCTGCGCATCGCAGGGCCTCGCGACCGCCATCACGCCGCGGCGGCGCGGAACCACAGGGGACTCCGGCACCGATGA
- a CDS encoding ABC transporter permease, which produces MLHTVYLKCLRDQRRGLIGWSVGIGVLVLLECALWPSISGMSGMREFLENYPEPLRELFDLDEFGTGTGFLNAELFSMLLPILFLVFSIARGAKAIAGEEEQGTLEVLLVTRMTPVRLVLEQAAVLATGLLALGSALFGAVVAFSALFGLDVSVGSALTGAVAMALIGVEFGWLALAVGAATGRRVLAVGVTSVAAVGAYVLYVASKLVDAVRPWGTLSPFHQAIEGGPLGAGLPAAYGWLLLAGALALLVGLPIFDRRDIAGV; this is translated from the coding sequence GTGCTGCACACCGTGTATCTGAAATGCCTGCGCGATCAACGCCGCGGGCTCATCGGCTGGAGTGTGGGTATCGGTGTGCTCGTGCTGTTGGAATGTGCCCTTTGGCCGTCGATTTCGGGCATGTCGGGGATGCGGGAGTTCTTGGAGAACTATCCCGAACCGTTACGCGAGCTTTTCGACCTGGATGAATTCGGCACCGGCACCGGGTTCCTCAACGCGGAGCTGTTCAGCATGCTGCTGCCTATTCTTTTCCTGGTCTTCTCGATCGCCCGCGGTGCCAAAGCGATTGCCGGAGAGGAGGAGCAGGGCACATTGGAGGTGCTGCTGGTCACCCGGATGACGCCGGTGCGGCTCGTGCTCGAGCAGGCGGCGGTGCTCGCCACCGGTCTGCTCGCACTCGGTTCGGCGCTTTTCGGTGCGGTTGTGGCGTTCTCGGCGTTGTTCGGGCTCGATGTCTCGGTCGGGTCCGCGCTCACCGGTGCGGTGGCCATGGCGCTCATCGGTGTCGAATTCGGTTGGCTCGCCTTGGCGGTCGGCGCGGCGACCGGCAGGCGAGTTCTCGCCGTGGGTGTCACCTCGGTCGCCGCGGTGGGCGCGTACGTGCTGTATGTGGCGAGCAAACTGGTAGACGCCGTACGCCCCTGGGGAACACTCTCGCCGTTTCACCAAGCCATCGAAGGGGGTCCGCTGGGAGCCGGACTGCCCGCCGCATACGGGTGGTTGCTGCTGGCCGGGGCTCTTGCTCTGCTGGTGGGGTTGCCGATCTTCGATCGCCGGGATATCGCCGGAGTGTGA
- a CDS encoding ABC transporter ATP-binding protein, with protein sequence MIERRPAQAPEHRAVHGATDISIELTGLTKAYRHVLALSDVTLQIPSGVVFGYVGPNGAGKTTTIRILVGLMRPTGGCARIRGADTVRNREAAQCRIGYLPGQFVAYPDLTAGQYLDYLAHLRGGVDPSVRRDMIDRLDLDPEHRIGAMSHGNRQKVGLVQAFMSRPDVLVLDEPTTGLDPLVQREFLAMVREARDAGRTVFLSSHVLSEVEAVADTVGMLRKGRLIEVRSVAELTRRAVRRIDLLFAAAVPDPDELLRLPGVRRVDRRAQRIQVEVQGSTAELLKTVAGYDVIDIVSREPDLEEIFLGYYGQD encoded by the coding sequence ATGATTGAGCGGCGACCGGCGCAAGCCCCGGAACATCGGGCGGTTCACGGCGCGACAGATATTTCGATCGAGCTCACCGGGCTGACGAAGGCCTATCGACACGTGCTCGCACTGTCCGACGTGACGTTGCAGATACCCAGCGGGGTGGTCTTCGGCTATGTGGGGCCGAACGGTGCCGGTAAGACCACCACCATCCGCATCCTGGTGGGTCTGATGCGTCCGACCGGCGGTTGTGCCCGTATCCGCGGCGCCGATACGGTGCGTAACCGGGAAGCCGCGCAATGTCGTATCGGGTATCTGCCAGGGCAATTCGTCGCCTACCCGGATCTGACCGCGGGACAATATCTCGACTACCTCGCACATTTGCGCGGCGGTGTCGATCCGAGCGTACGCCGGGACATGATCGATCGGCTCGACCTGGATCCGGAGCATCGGATCGGCGCGATGTCGCACGGCAACCGGCAGAAGGTCGGTCTCGTGCAGGCGTTCATGTCCCGGCCCGACGTCCTGGTGCTGGACGAGCCGACCACCGGCCTCGATCCACTGGTGCAACGGGAGTTCCTCGCTATGGTGCGTGAGGCCCGCGACGCCGGACGCACGGTCTTCCTGTCCTCGCATGTGCTGTCGGAGGTGGAAGCGGTGGCCGATACGGTGGGCATGCTGCGAAAGGGGCGGCTGATCGAGGTCCGTTCCGTGGCCGAGCTCACCCGGCGGGCGGTGCGCCGCATCGACCTTTTGTTCGCCGCGGCGGTGCCGGACCCGGACGAGTTACTCCGGCTTCCCGGAGTTCGGCGGGTCGACCGGAGGGCGCAGCGGATACAGGTCGAAGTGCAGGGTTCGACCGCGGAACTGCTGAAAACAGTCGCCGGCTACGACGTCATCGACATCGTGAGCCGGGAACCGGATCTCGAGGAGATATTTCTCGGCTACTACGGACAGGACTGA
- a CDS encoding lipocalin family protein, protein MRSPAGVGVRALWRTVGVIAAFSAALGSSAATGSAAPGGWQPLAPIETLDVQRYLGVWNQVAALPQPYNLECARDTTADYQLVDASNIRVENQCTTWTGATNRIVGNARVNDPVSRAQLHVSFPDVPLQNSLDGPTNYIVTFVADDYSWAVVGDPFRLSGFVLSRSPAVDPARWRAIRQIVADRGYDPCLLLTSPTPGGATDIRPLCTM, encoded by the coding sequence ATGAGATCACCTGCCGGGGTAGGCGTACGAGCTCTATGGAGAACGGTCGGGGTGATCGCCGCGTTCTCGGCGGCCCTGGGTTCGAGTGCGGCGACCGGGTCCGCGGCACCCGGGGGCTGGCAGCCGTTGGCGCCGATCGAAACCTTGGACGTGCAGCGTTACCTCGGTGTTTGGAACCAGGTCGCCGCCTTGCCGCAGCCGTACAACCTCGAATGCGCCCGCGACACCACCGCCGACTACCAACTTGTCGACGCGAGCAACATTCGTGTCGAGAATCAGTGCACCACCTGGACCGGTGCCACGAACCGTATCGTCGGAAATGCTCGTGTCAACGATCCGGTCAGCCGCGCACAACTGCACGTCAGCTTCCCGGACGTGCCGTTGCAGAATTCACTGGACGGACCCACCAATTACATCGTGACTTTTGTGGCCGATGATTACTCCTGGGCCGTGGTGGGGGACCCATTTCGATTGTCCGGATTCGTGTTGTCGCGCTCACCTGCCGTCGATCCGGCACGCTGGCGCGCGATCCGGCAGATCGTGGCCGACCGCGGGTACGATCCCTGCCTACTGCTGACCTCGCCCACCCCGGGCGGCGCCACCGATATACGGCCCCTCTGCACAATGTGA